In Lactuca sativa cultivar Salinas chromosome 5, Lsat_Salinas_v11, whole genome shotgun sequence, the DNA window GAGGGTATCACAGGCTTTCGGAGGAAAAGACAGGCATAGCAAGGTTTGGACAGTTAAAGGAGTGAGAGACCGAAGAATTAGGCTTTCCATACCTACAGCTATTCAATTATATCACCTTCAAGATCAGCTCGGGTTAACTCAACCGAGCAAGGTGATAGATTGGTTGCTTGATGTCACTAAAGATGATATTGATAAGCTTCCACCCCTGCAAATGGCACAAGAAGATTTCAAGCGATTCCATCTTCCACCCACTATTGTTCCTCACAATTTCAATTCTACACAACTTACTTTTTCTCCACTCTACAACAGTACTCCCATTAATGATCACCAGAGAATGGAAGGGAAGGAAGCTATACTTTCTTTTTCTCCATTCTTCAATACTCCCAGTTATGATCATCAAAGAACGGAAGGGAAGGATGTTATCATAGAAAACAAGTGGAATTCTTACAATTATCAGGACTCTGATCAGCAGTTTTCGAACCTATCTTTATCAAGATCTGATAAAAAACTAGATACTTACACATCGCTATTCCCTTCTTCATCCGCTCCTCCATTCGAGCCACATATTTTCTCGTGTTTTTCTGGCCCCGCAAATCCTTCATTCTTTCCTCCTTACGTAATGCCATTTGAATTGTTGAGCTCGAGTTCTCCATGCGTACCACCGAATTCTCTTGTGCAGGTACCCCTCAACCTCATCGACACTCAAGTGAAAGTACCGTTCGGGTTGAATATGAATTCTAAGATTAGTTCACAAAGCAATAATAACAATGGTTGATGGCTTAGCATTTTGAAGAAGAGACAAATATCAAATATGTAAGTACGTAATAATTAATGTTTCTCGTAATGAAGTTTGGTGTGTAACTGGGTCGATTAATATTAAAGAATCAATATTTCCGACAAACATATATTGTACTCGCTCTAATGTGATGAGAAATACCAGAACTACAATAATGGACgattataatataaatatatcaaGAGAAATAAGTtggtatgtatatatatttttatcatttataaCAAATGATGAATATTCGTGCAAAATTATAGTCTTTGCAAAATATTACTAATGTTTTGTTTGTAATGAAAAGGTACGTTACGTAGCTTCACCTAATCATGTACAATTTGTGTTACGATTTTTTgtggaaatttttaaaaaattcttattattttagaaaaattaaaattgaTTTCGAAATAAATTGAGTagaaaaacccaaaaaaatataaaaaataaataaataaataaataaataaagacaaATTTCTTCACTTTCATTCTTTTTGACATGTCCATTAGGTAATAAAACTAAAtcgatattttttttcaaaataataagattttttACAGATTTAttcaaattttatatataatctaataatgtatttttatgtatttattaagtatttatatatatatatataaaagtatttgaggtatttttatataatttttaagtatttatatgtattttttagatatttttaagtgtatatatatatatatatatatatatatatatatatatatatatatatatatatatatatatatatatatatatatgtatttttttaagatttttttttaagtattttatgtATTTCAAATGTATAAATGTAATATTAACATATTTATATGAACTCTAAAGTATTTTTACGTACTTTATGTATTTTGGTATAttattttacgtatttatttatttttatgtatgttttatgtttgtatatgtatttattttatgtatttttatatattttggttttgttttacgtatttatgtttttttaaattcaagtttCAATGTAAGCTAACTATTAGAcattataaatgaataaaaaaatactAGTGTACTTCAAAATAAACATTTTTCAATGATGATCATTAACAATCAATATCATTTTTGCAGGTGAATTCTTCCCTTTTATCTTTAATTCAGTTTGTAAATGAACAAAGTTTATGAATATCTTTATTAATGACAAAGATATTCATAAATTTTGTTTATCTTCAAActaaaatcaagaaaaaaaaacaataatttacTTGCAAAATGGCGTGGATTGATATGGATCGTCTTTGAAAAATGTTTATTTTAAAATACTCCAatatttttttcttcatttaCAGTATCTAATAGTTAGCTTATAATGTTAGTTGaagtaaaaaaaaatccaaaaatacgtAAAACAAATATaccaaaatacataaaaaatacttaaaacatacatataaatacaaaaaaatatgtttattgtaacaacccaaattttcaaCACAAATATCCAGGGAATTATcatattttttcttataaattgagGAATTCTactcttttaaaaacattttacaTCTCGGGATTAGAATCGGGGTTATACTAAAATTCTATCTATTATATAAGCAACAaggaaaaataaaagtaaaataacaAGCTAGTCTAAGTCTTTGTGCTCTTATCTTCTTACGTACATTGGCTGCTACCTGAACCTACAAAATATGAAACATCTCTACAACATATGAGACATCTCTACAACATCAGACAACAAAGTATGATTTTTTTCAAAAGATTTCTTTTTTCTTAACAACAAAAGTCATTAAAACTGAGTTATTAAGGAGCTGGGGAAACAAAAACAAACGTTATACGACTATATAGAGGAAAACCAGTAGCTAATATATTAATTACTACATCATAACCCACAATATATTTGCTTGAACTAAAATTTCCAGTCTTGTTCTTAATGTCTTGTTCTTAATCTAGTTGTTGAAAAAAGAAAGTTGACTTTATACGCCAAATATGCActtttcactacaagaaaaaaaagACATGGTGACGACAAATGTCATCGCTATAGGTCCAAACATCATCACCAAAAATCTGTGCGGAAACATGTCGTTGATAGAACTAGGTGTCTTTGCCATAGTCTTGTCATTATAAAAACTTATGACTGTCATTATCACACTGCAAGAATACGAATCTATGCCGACGACGGTTGTCGTCGCTAAAAGTCAATTTATGCCGACGCCAAGTCGTTTGCACACCCTTTGCAAACTTTGACTAAATTTTTTTGTCCATGACATTTGTGCCGACGATAAGTCGTCACTACATGTCTGACAGGAACGACAAAATTTTTCGCGGTATATTGTAATTCTAGACCGACGACTTGTAGTTGGGATAGGtatcgaaaaatatattttctatttattttaaataCATGTTCCAGAAATACAATACATCGTCGTTTTATGTAAGCTATGCCGACGACATGTCATCGACAAGCCACGTGGCGATCCGCGTGAAACATCTATCCCGACGATAAGTCGTCTACACAGGGTTttaatttctaattttttttgtttcaacatAATTGAAATAGGATCGTTTGTGTGGACCCTATATATCATAACTACAAGTCGTCGGCATAGGGGTTTACCCTAAGAAAAACGCAGTCAGTCTGTTCATTCGCACAGACGCAACTCTCTCTTTTTTCTCCGACGAAAATCGTATTCTGCCTTCCACAACCGACGATTTGCTCCAGGTAACATGTTTTCTACTCATGATTTGTTGTTTGTTGTTGTGTTGTAAAGATTTTTACCCTCAATTTGGAGTTTTTTGGGTGTTATAGTTGTGCATTGGTGGTGAAGTGGTTTTGCTTCACCACCGTTTTCCACAACCGTCTTCCACCACCCTCAGCCTCCCACCGACCAATCCAGCCTCTTTCTAGCTTCTCCTTCACTGCCACAGTAGGTAAGTAAGTAATCTGGTGggttttttgtgtgttttttttttttttctgatttgtgTTCTTCAGGTGACCACCAGCCACCATTGGAGGATCATTATCAATTTGGACAATCAGATTCCCGCTATCAAAGCAAGAAAACCGAAAAAGGTtagtattttttttctattttttattgaaattgaaattgtatatatgtataagtttatatgaaattgaaattgaaattaatcCTCCTATGATTATAGAATTGTGTTGTTTGTTTGGTATGTGTATGATTGTGTTGTTTGTTTGGTATATgtatgttgtttgcttgtttaggTTTATATGAAATTGAAGTTGTATGCATAAAATGTTAATTTAGGTGATTAATGttatatgaaattgaaattgtGGTTAAAATATTATATGACATTCAAATTTGTTTAGGTACATATGAAATTGAAGTTGTATGTATACAATATTAATTTGCTTGTTTAGGTAtatatgaaattgaaattttGTATGATTGTGAAATATGTATGATTGTGCTCTTTGTTTTGGTTGATATGAAGTTTTATGTATAAAATGTAACATATGTTTGGTTGTGCTACTTGTTTAGTTTATTAGATTGAGTGAATGAAGTGAGAAAGTGTTTAATTTTTAAGTTAAAATGTTTGTCATTAAGAACAAACGTTACTAATAGcaacataaaacaaaatataaatatagttaaacaattaaaagTATGTTTATTGAGAATAAAGTTTACtaagtaaaaaatatttaaactacAAAGGTTAttaataccaacatacttttttGGCTTGTTTATTgaattattttattttcatttctatttgatagttataacataaaacaaaataataaatctACGTTGCTATTAAAAGTACGGTgctataataaaacaaaaaaaaacaaaataatattaaaaatacaatgttgtaattgaaaaaaaaaataagatgtATATATACTTTAAACAAACTAATTAAAGTACATTCCTATAAAATTACATTGACTCATTGTGGGTTTAGAAGCCTACCAAAATGAATATTCTATCAATTCCATCCAATTTCTACTTCTAgggtatatatttttttatatacttGTGAATACTCTATCCATTCCGTTCGTTTTTTTCATAAACAAAAAGTCATGCAATATGCATTCACATATAGCCAAAATACAATTTAACTTTGTACACAATGTAATTTTTAATAATGACACAGTAATGACAATCGATAAGAGTTGGATTCATGAAAACCGAACGTCCCCAAAATTCTTGGAAGGTCATAAAAACTTTATggagattgctaggaaacatgttgACTCTGAAGACAAAGTGTGTTGTCCGTGCGTAAAGTGTGTAAATATGTATCGACAGTTGTTGAGTACGGTTTATGCCCACATATATGACCGTGGGTTTCTAAAATCGTATACTATATGGATTTATCATGGTGAGAAGCGTCCTGTTTAGGATCTCGGCTACAATTCGACTCCAATAAACATTCCAACAACTAATGAGATGTTTGATGTAATTGATGATGTTATGGCAGAACACAATACAAATGAAGAAAATACAGATGATGAAGGAAAAGGCATGGACCCATAATTTGATGCTTTGTTTGAGGAGCTCAATACCGAGTTATACCCTGATTGCGATATGTCTTCTTTAAAATTTTTGGCGAAGTTGTTGCATATTAAAGTGATCAATAAATGGACAAATAGTTCATTTGACCTACTTGTAGAGTTGCTAAGAGTGGCTTTCCCGAAGACAAGATTCCAACTTCACACTATGACGCTAAGAAAAAGTTGAGAAAGATAGGGCTAGGATATGAGTCCATCCATGCTTGGAAATATGATTGTGCTTTGTTTTGGAAAGAGAATGATTCCATGTAGAATTTCCTGATTTGTAACGAGAGTAGATGGGTGGACACAACCACAAAGGGGAAGCGAGTACCACAAAAAGTGTTGTGGTACTTTCCTTTGACTCCAAGCCTTTGACGGATGTATAGTTCCAGATTCACAGGTAAAGATATGATTTGGCATAATATTGGAAGATCAACGGATGGTATGATATATCATCCGGTAGATGGGAAGTCATGGAAAGAAATTGATAAGAGATATCCAGAGTTTGCCAAAGAACCTAGAAATGTTCGTCTAGGTTTAGTTGCTGATGGCTTTAATCCATTCGGCAACTTTAATAACAATTATAGTATTTGGCCGGTTATATGGGCTACCTACAATACACCACCATGGATATGTATGAAAGAGTTTTCTTTCATGCTAACTTTGCTTATTCCTGGCCCTAGATTACCCGCAAAGGACATTGATGTTTACTTGAGGCCTTTGGTGGATGAGTTGAAAATGTCGTAGGCCGAAGGAGTCCAAATGAGATATGCATCAACCAACACTATATTCAATATGCGTGCGATGTTGTTATGGATTATCAATGATTTCCCAGCACATAGCAGTCTATCTGGATGGAGTGGTCAATGTTATTTAGCATGCCCTACTTGTAATGAAGACACATCTTCCATTTATGTGACCAACAAGATGTCTTATGTTGGTCACAAACGATTCTTGAATATAAACCATAGTTGGAGGTAGAGATATTGTTTGATGGTCAACCTGAGACAAGACCACGTCCTAGACGATTCAGTAATGCAACTATATTAAAGCAAGTAAATTGTCTCTCTGATCGAATTCCAGGAAAACATCCTAATTATGGGGGCAAAAAAAGAAAGCGCGACAATGAAAGAAAAAAGAGAGAGTTAAATTGGACGAAACGAAGTATCTTCTTTGAGCTTGAGTATTGGTCTTACCTTGACCTAAAACACAATTTCGATGTTATGCATGTTTCAAAGAATGTGAATGAGAGTGTTTTGAATACTGCACTGATGAATGataaaagaaaagacaaaaaagAAGCAATAATTGACTGGAAAAATGTGGGCATTAGACCAGATCAATGGCCAAAAGAGAAAgtcaagaagatgaagaaatacaACAAGGAAGAAAACAAGAAGAAAGAAATACTCCTACATGCTTCTTACTCTTTCAAACCAATTGATCAACAACGTTTTTGTCAATTCATTAAAGGAGTGAGACTACCTGATGGTTTTGGATCAAACTTTAAGAAGAAGGTTAATGATACTAAATCAAATTTGGTTGGGCTGAAGTCTCACAATCATCACGTCCTCATGCAACGATTACTACCTATAGGGGTTCGAGCATGTCTCTCACCAAATGTTTCAAGAACAATCATTGACCTGTGTATATTCTTTAAAAAAATTGTGCATGGTCATTGGATGTTAACGACATGAGAAATGCCAGAATAGAAGTAGTGAAGATCTTATGCAATCTTGAGTTGATATATCCTCCAACATTTTTCAACATAAtgattcatcttattcttcatTTACCTAATGAAGCCATTCTTGGAGGGCCCGTACACATGAGATGGATGTATCCTTTTGAAAGATATATGAAAAAACTTAAAAATTATGTCAGAAACAAAGCCAAAACAGAAGGTTCAATAGCAGAGGGTTATGTTGCAGACGAAGCTTTGACATTCTGATCTATGTATCTTGAGGGTATGCAAACTAAATTCAACCGTGCTGATAGAAATGATGATCCGGCCTTCCAAAAAGACAATTTTCTGTGTTCTCATCACAATGTCGAACAATATCGGCTAAGAAAATCGTTGAACTTTGTAAAGAGGTCAAAAAATCATTGCATTGGTTTGTACTAAACAATTGCGATGATGATGAGATTAAAAGCTACAAATCGTAAGTTTCTAATCTATTAACTACCTTTTCGATAGTGTTTTAACTATTCTAATTATTTTGTCCCATATTCAGTGAATTCAAATCAGAATTGCCTGAAAATGATTTCAAAAAGGAATTTCCTTCATGGTTCAAAGAAAAGGTAAGtatgttatatatttataatgtaaAACTAATTTATTACTTAAACATACAATCTTATATTTCCTTACAAATTTATTGTCTCCAAATAGATATGCCTTCAGACTGTAATGACGAATTAAATGTGTTGGCGTATGGTCCGTTGCGTGCATATTCTTACATTGTGTGCATAGTAAAATCGTGTCCTATTTGCCGTGAATAGCCGTGATCTCCGACAAACTACTCAAAATAGTGGTGTTGTTACATTCGGAGAAGACGTACACCATTCTATGGTCAATTAGAGGAGATCATAGAGTtgcattatttatatgataaatcagCTGTAGTCTTTCATGGTAAATGGTTCCACGCGTCATTACGTAATGGACGTTTAAAGActataaataatatgattcttATCGATATCAGTCATGAATGGTATATCGGTAAAACGTGGTATGATGATCAACAATACATATTAGCCACACAAGCTAAACAAGTATTTTATCTCCAATATCCCACTCAAAACAATAACAGGAGAGTTGTGGAAGAGGTTCATCATCGAAAACTTTGGAATCATCCAAGTATCGGTGTTGTGAATAAGATAGATGTCGTGAACAACACTCAATCAATTGATTTCACCTTGGTTGTCGACTTAGGCACCTTGCCTATGGAGACGACTTTAGATGAAGTTGGTGAATCAAGTGTGGTTTCCAGGAGGAATGTTGCTCCTACTATAAATGATGACAATTTCATTAACGATGACAATGACGTTGATGATACGTACTCTTCAGATGgagaaataaataatgaaaactatgacagtgatgatgatgttgtacaCGTATAATGTTCTAGTGATGAATCTGATTGACGGTATGTTGTTGCTATTATATAACCTGATTTCTTATAATATTTGTTAAATTTTGAAATGTTTCTTATTTGtatcttttttttatatatattgaaTGTTTATAATATTTGTTAAACAGATGGCAAAAGTCGTGAGAGGACATGGAGCAGACGGTGGGGATAGACCTCCACACGGGGTCGTACGCAGGGTGAGTAGGAGACCAACCGCCAACTTCGGTTTAAATCCAAATGAACGGACTTCCACTTCCAAATCTTCCCAATATCAACCCCAATCTCAATCccaattttatgaacaaaaaatgaaataatatttgcAACAATATAATGCATCATTGGCGGCATGTATTCCGAACTTCCAACCACCACCATTTCCTAACTTTCTATTCAACTATAACACACAAGAAAGTACCTCTCAACAATTTGCCGAAAGGATGGAAGAAGAAggagaataagaagaagaaggaggagaagaagaaggagaagaagaaggaggagaagaagaaggagaagacaaTTATGACAATGATGGTTGATGTCTTTTTagtattttgaacaatgttagtTAACTACTTATTGTAATATTAAACTTGAATTTGATGTTTTGAATTTGAACAATGGTACCTAGTTAATATATTTCAGTTGATATATGTTGCAATGTTTTTTGGATTTGTTAAAAATGCAGGAATGGTAATGTACAAAATCTATAAAGCTAAAAAAAACAACTAGTAGCTAtcccgacgacaagtcgtcgccacaggttattaataaaaatttattttttttcctaTAATATGGTTGACAAAAGCTGTACCAACGAGTCGTCGCAATAGGTGGAGCAATTCCGACGACATCTATGCCGACGACATAATGGACCTATGCCGACATGTTTATGTCGACGACTCTTtgccgacaacatgtcgtcggcaTAGCCTATATCGATGAAATGTTGTCTGGATAGGGTTCGAATTTGTTGTCGCCATAGGGTACGAATGTTGTAGTGTCCGTTTGTTGTCGTAGGTTTATATGTGATATATTTGTCTATATAGCGGTATgcttttcataaaaaaattaacagctagtgaaggtttgtatcgatcagATACACGTCAAGTATAAAGAATAAAagcaaattaatctaagaaaaataaagaacagaaagtaaataacacaagGAGTTCTGCAAATTCTCTTTCACCACGAATATGTTTTGTCACAAAGACGGTCACCAAGATTAACTCAAcatagggtttaccctaatgttgattatatactaatctatacaagtATATCCCTTGATTGAAAGGAatgtatctaatctatactaagaatCGATCCTCATCACAAGGATATCAAATATGTCATCTATTATATACTTATTGATATATGTACCTAATTAATATACAAAAGATTAAATACAATAGCTAACTACACGCTGATGCTAATGGACTTGATAAGCTGGCGGTGACGTGATGTAGATGCTCACGCTGACAGATAACATgtagagtgtttgactcatcaaatcataaggtgtgaccttacaatctcccctatATGATGATATCAAAACTAATCTTCAATGATTTATTTAGCTCGTGCTCCCCCAGAGTAAGTTCTTCAGCTTTAACGGATGCTCCCCTAAGTAGATGAATGATTTTCCATTTATGATTGCAAAGTACTGAAGGCAACATGTATGCATCTCAGTGGATAGCATGTCAGTTTGACTCCCCCTTAAGTTTTGATTTTCTTTAGAGCAATAACATCTAGTAGCTTCTTGAGCTTTCGCAAGATTCTACCCCCTTTTGACATCAACAGTAAATATGGAACTGGAGGAGGAGACTAGGATATCAGAGTTATAGCTTGTAGTCTAGTAAGATTATGATTTCTCCTGATAGTATGGGTTTGAAATACTGTTCATTAACATAGTATTGTGAGATTTCATTAGCATGTAGTTTCATACGCTAACTCATTAGTcacttttattagaagaaaaGGGCAAGAGTGGTATGATGTGTGTAATACATTCCGGTATGAAATGTACCCATCGACAAAGAATGTCGAGGTTTTATCTGTATATGGCAAATACAGCAAATCCTTAACTTCATAATAGAAGAATTGTTGGGAAAGATTGGGTAGGTGCACATAATATATCACAGTTAATGATATACCCATTAGTTAGTGGTGAGCAATAACTAAACCGCAAACCGAAAAATCGCTAAAATATCGAAAAATAGAGACCGGAAAACCAAAACCCAATTTAAAACCGATGGTTTGGTTTCtagtttttcaaaaaacaaaatattCGGTTCAGTTACGGTTTTAAGAATTCAAAAACCGCAAAATAACCAAACCGCCCCCATTTGTAAGAACACATGTTGTTCAAGTGTTTGGGGATTATTTATATTGGGCAATGTTTTTATTAATAGCAAAACATGAAACATAAAACGACATGGAACTAGGAAATGGGAAAGGAAAAGATTAAATGTTtagatttttattatatatatatatatatatatatatatatatatatatatatatatatatatatatatatatatatatatatatatatgatgaggttcaatagagaaccataattaaccaaggaactaatcttttttcaacttttagaacttattttttatcaaaaaaaaactaaaaatacagaaattcataactttttatcctttttccaataatatcaaattcgattttttttacgtcGAATTCATAATatgaatctttgaaaattcataatgcgaatccggattcacacggtgaatccgaaaaatatttttcacattcacaatgttaatatatgaatttagatatttttagatttttttttcgataaagaataagatctagaaattgaaaaaaaaattggttccttaaagaaccaataattatggttttctattgaagttttccatatatatatatatatatatatatatatatatatatatatatatatataatgtttctagcaactattgtgtgcatgaatgcaccaataggaatttaggaatAATTTAAtcgttaaataaattaataagggtaaattagtaaatcatgaatCTAAATTTATGGTAATTGAGATAAATGGGGGATTTGattttaaaatcaccaaaataaaAGGATGAAGAACGACCTGCCTTCATCTTCTGCTCTACTTCTTTCACAACCCAACCCTAGATATTTAAGATGTGGGTTGTGCCCCCCTGTGCTCTCCAACAGTCCGAATCAAAGTCCAGAACTTATCAACGCTCCTCTCGACGCTGCCTGCTGGAATCAATCAGCAATCGCCTCAAAGAGGGCTTTCGATCCTACAATGGCGAAGTAGTGCTAGGGTTTATTTTGGGTTTATTGTACTTATGCGATTACTCAATCGTACCAATCGGAGCATCGATTCATGAGTATCGCAAATGGTGAAATGACATATTTAGAGGTTTCAAGAAAAGGTTCAAATATGTACCAATCTGTGTATTTAGCGCTAATTTCTGAACTTGTTGTGTTTAATTTTACTTTTTCTTACTACAAACTTACATGGATTTGTGCAAATTAGGT includes these proteins:
- the LOC111905008 gene encoding transcription factor TCP10; translation: MFSRLRIQSANGEKSKMINNTYDQEGYAKRQKLSNPNMISRQYAGFQNPRIVRVSQAFGGKDRHSKVWTVKGVRDRRIRLSIPTAIQLYHLQDQLGLTQPSKVIDWLLDVTKDDIDKLPPLQMAQEDFKRFHLPPTIVPHNFNSTQLTFSPLYNSTPINDHQRMEGKEAILSFSPFFNTPSYDHQRTEGKDVIIENKWNSYNYQDSDQQFSNLSLSRSDKKLDTYTSLFPSSSAPPFEPHIFSCFSGPANPSFFPPYVMPFELLSSSSPCVPPNSLVQVPLNLIDTQVKVPFGLNMNSKISSQSNNNNG